AGGATGATACTGGACATAGATTTAACAGGAAACGATATTCGGCAATAAGCGTTTCTGCCACTCCGACCCATGGGTCGGATACTCAAGTAGCAGTAGCCGTATCCGGGCGTATGGACGCCGACGTCGTGGATTACTCTCTGCTCGCGGGGGTGGGTATCGCGCTCGCGACGGGACTCGTCGGGCTGGTCTCACGCCCCGGCGACGCGTGGCTGTTTCTCCTCCACGGCGGGGTCGGCGTCACGCTCGTGGGCTTTCTCGGCGTGAAGCTGTGGCGGGTCCGCGCCCGCGTCCGGGCCGGCGTGCGCGCCCGATCCGGTCGCGTCGCCGTCTCGATACTGCTGACCCTGCTTGCCGTCGCCGCGCTCGCGACCGGTATTGCGTGGGTGTTCGGGGCGAGTCTGTCGGGCGCGTTCACCCTCCTGTTCGTCCACGCCGTGCTCGGGGTGGCGACGACGGTCGTGCTCGTCGGCCATCTTCGCGACCGGCTCCGGATTCCGTCGCGGGCGAGTCTCCGCGACCGCAGACAGACGCTGTCGTGGCTCGGGATGGTGACGCTGGGCGCGGCCGCGTATCGCGCGACCGACGTGCTCGGAACCGCACGCCGGTACACCGGGTCGCGCGAACGGGGGTCCGACAGCGGAAACGACTTCCCCGTGACGGCGTGGGTCGCAGACGACCCCGAGCCACTCGACCCGGAGGCGTGGACGCTGTCGGTGACGGGCGCGGTCGAGACGGAACAGGAGTTTGAGCGAGGGGACCTCGCGTTCGACACCCAACAGCGCGCGCTCCTCGACTGCACGAGCGGCTGGTACTCCGAACACGACTGGCGCGGGCTGTCCGTCGGCGAACTACTCGATACTGCTGGCCCGACGGACGGGGCCTCGTGGGTGCAGTTTCGCTCGGTGACGGGGTACCGGTGGTCGCTCCCGCTGGACGAGGCGCGCGACGCCCTGCTCGCGACGCACGTCGACGGCGAGCCGTTGCGCCACGGCCACGGGCGGCCGATGCGGCTGGTCGCACCCGGACGCCGCGGCTTCCAGTGGGTGAAGTGGGTGACGGAGGTGCGGGTGTGGCGACGCCGCGACTACTCGGAGTGGGTCGCGATCCAGGTGTCGGGCCTCTAGACGGGTTCGCCGCCTTCCGTCGAGGGGATGACGTGGTCGATGTACTGGTCGACCGACGGCTCGCGCACGTCGACCCGCACGTCGATGACGCCGAGTTCGCCCGGCGAGCCGACGGCGAAGTTGACGACCCCCTCGAAGGCGGCGGCCTTCTTCAAGCGGAACGAAAAGCCCTCCTCGTCCACCTCGAAGGCGTTGCGCGCGGTGTCCAGGATCTCCTGTTCGTGGAGGAGTTCGGAGAAGTGCGCGAGGTCGTGTGTCTCGGCGACGAGGCGGCCGTCCTCCCACGTTACGTCGGCGTCGGGGAAGACGGTGCGGACGGCCCGCTCGACGCGGTCTGGCAGCTCGGTCTCGTTGACGGGGGTCTCGGCCCGTACGTCGACGGCGAATATCATTGGAGTATCTCCTCGACCTGGTCGTGAAACTGTGCGAGCGAGCCGTCGTTTTCGATGTGGCGGTCGGCCTGCTCGATCGCCTCGCCCAGCCCGAAGCCGAGTTCGCGCTCGTCGCGCTGGCGGAGCGTCTCGCGGGCGTTGTTGTCGCGGCCCCGGGCGTCGATACGCTGTGCGCGGTCCGCGAAGGGGGCCTCGATGGCGACGAGTTCGAACTCGTCGCCGAAGGCCGACCGGAAATGCTGGAGTTCGGCGGCCGACCGGAGTCCATCGACCACGACGGTGTCGCTGTGTTCTAAGGCGTCACGGATGATGGGGATGGAGCGTTCGGCGATGGCGAGGGGACCGTCCTCCTCGCGGAGCGTCTGTGCCACCTCGCCGTGGTGGTCTGCGGGGTCGAGACCGCGCCGGCGACACTCCGTCCGAATCACGTCACCCATCGTGACTACCGGGATGTCGAGGTCGTTCGCGACGCTTGCGAACTCACCCTTTCCGCTCCCCGGTAGCCCGACGGTTCCGATGACGGCCATTACCCGTCTTTTTACGGAGCGGCCGATAAGCGCTGTGCTTGGACACGGGGTGAAAGCTGTCGAGGAGCAAAGCGTTAACCACGCGCCGCTCTCCGCTCTCGGTATGAAGGTACTCGTCACGGACCCCATCGCAGACGCCGGTCTCGACCGGCTCCGCGAGGCCGGCCACGAGGTCGAAACGGGCTATGAACTGGAGGGGGAGACGCTCCACGAGGCAGTCGCCGACGCACACGCGCTCGTCGTCCGCTCCGGCACCGAGGTGACCCGCGAACTGCTCGAATCGGCCCCCGACCTGCGTATCGTCGGCCGCGCCGGCATCGGCGTCGACAACATCGACATCGACGCCGCCACCGACCACGGCGTCATCGTGGCGAACGCACCCGAAGGGAACGTCCGCGCCGCCGCAGAACACACCGTCGCGATGGCGTTTGCCAGCGCGCGCTCGATTCCACAGGCACACAGCCGACTCAAGAACGGCGAGTGGGCGAAAAGCGACTACCTCGGCACGGAGGTCAACGCCAAGACGCTCGGCGTCGTCGGGCTGGGCCGTGTCGGCCAGGAGGTCGCCAAGCGACTCGCCGCGCTCGGGATGGACCTCGTCGCGTACGACCCCTACATCTCCGAGGAGCGGGCCGAACAGCTCGGTGCCGAACTCGCGGAGCTCGATACCGTCCTCGACCGCGCCGACTTCCTCACCATCCACACCCCGCTCACGCCGGAGACGGAGAATCTCATCGGCGAGGACGAACTCGCGAAGCTGGAGGGCGGCTACGTCGTCAACTGCGCGCGCGGCGGCATCATCGACGAGCCGGCGCTCGCGGCCGCCGTCGAGGACGGCACGCTCGCGGGCGCGGCACTCGACGTGTTCGGCGAGGAACCGCTCCCGGAGGAGTCGCCGCTGCTCGACGTGGACGACATCATCGTGACGCCGCATCTCGGTGCCTCCACGAGCGCCGCACAGGAGCACGTCGCCACCTCCATCGCCGACCAGGTGCTCGCGGCCTTCGCCGACGAGCCGGTCGTGAACGCCCTGAACGCGCCGTCGATGGACGCCGCCGCCTTCCCGCGCGTCGAGCCGTACATCGGCATCGCGGAGACCGCCGGCGAAATCGCCGTCCAGCTGCTCGACGACCGCATCGAGCGCGTCGAAATCGCCTACGAGGGCGACATCGCGGACGAGGAAATCGACCTCGTCACCGCGAGCGCGCTGAAGGGCGTGTTCAAGCCGTCACAGATGCACGTCAACAGCGTCAACGCGCAGGGCGTCGCCGAGGAGCGCGGCATCGAGGTGACCGAGAGCAAGCGCCGCCAGTCCGACGACTTCCAGAGTCTCGTCACCGTCACCGTCGAGGGTGAGACGGATTCGGTCGCCGTCGAGGGGACGCTGTTCAACGGCGAGGACCCGCGTATCGTCCGCATCGACGGCTACCGCGTCGACGCGATTCCGGGCGGCCAGATGGTCATCGCGCGCAACACCGACGAGCCGGGCGTCATCGGCCTCATCGGCTCGGTGATGGGCGAGTACGACATCAACATCGCCGGCATGTACAACGCCCGCGAGACCATCGGCGGGGAAGCGCTCACCGTCTACAACGTCGACCACGAGATTCCCGAGGGCGCACGCGAGAAGCTGCTCGACGACGACCGCATCATCGACATCACCTACATCGCGCTCGACGGCGTCGAAATCGACCGGTAAGGTAGTTTCTTCACACTCGGCTGTCACGAGTGGCGTATGCGACGGTCCACGCTTGCCCTCCTTGCACTCCTGTTCGGTATCGTACTCGCCGCGAGCGCCGCCAGCGGCGCACCGCCACCCGTCGACGTGTGTGGGGTCTGCGGACTGGCCGACGATGAGGGGTATCCGCCCGACCAGCCCGACGCGACGATAGTGGAGAGTTCACTTACGATTACCATCGCCGAGGACGGCACGACCCGGTGGGTGGAGACGGCGACCGTCGGCGAGGAGACGGCGCGACGACTCCGGACGGACGAGTCGTACCGCGAGCGCGTCGCCGAAAGCGAGCGCATCGTCACGCGGCCACGGAACCTGACGGCGACGCTCGACGGACAGCAGTTCACCGTGCGCTACGGCGGCCAACGGCCGGCAACGCAGCGAGTCGGCGGCGTCGTGGTGTTCGACTTCGACCAGTCGAGCTACCGCCCCTCGATCGGGGAGTACGCGGTGACGGTTCGAGGGCCGGGCGAGACGGTACCGCGGCGCGTTCCGGGCAACGGCGAGCGCGCGAACGGGACCGCACGCTGGCCGGCGGCGGCGACCGACGGCTTCGGACGAACGCGGGTCGTCTTCGGTCCGTCGGGGCCGGTCGGGGCGGTGCTCGGCTACGTCGTCGGGCGACCGCTGCGCGTGGTCGCCGGCGGACTCCTCGTCGCCGCGATACTCGCCGGTGGGCGGCGAGTCAGCAGGTGAAGAGAGAAACAGCCTACAGCAGACGACGGAGCAGGCCGAGCAGGCCGCTCCCGCCGATGGATTTGCCGGCGAGGTGTCGGAGGATGTCGTCGGTGTCGTTCGGGACGCCCTCGGGCGCGTTGCCGGCAGCGGCGGCGGCGTCGGGGTCCTTCAGCAGGTGGCCGGTCGTGAGACAGACCACGTCCTCGCCGGTAGAGACCTCGCCGCTGGCGACGAGTTTGCGGAGCCCGGCGACGCTTGCCGCGCTCGCCGGTTCGACGCCGATACCCTCGCCGGCGAGGTCGCGCTGTGCCTCGGTGATCTCCTCGTCGGAGACGGCGACGGCCGTGCCGCCCGTCTCGCGGATGCCGGGGAGCGCCTTCGGCGCGTTGACGGGGTTGCCGATGCGGATGGCCGTCGCGATGGTCTCGACCTCCTCCCAGCGGCGGGTCTCGTCGTTCCCCTCGCGAATCGCCTCCACCATCGGCGCGGCACCCTCGGCCTGCACGCCCGTCAGCTTCGGCACGTCGCCGGGAGCGAGCGCCCCCGACTGGACGAGTTCGCGGAAACACTTGTACAGCGCAGCGGTGTTGCCCGCGTTGCCGACGGGGAGGACGATGCGGTCCGGAAACCGACCCTCCTCGTTGCGGAACCGTTCGAGGATTTCGAGCCCGATGGTCTTCTGCCCCTCCAGTCGGTACGGGTTCAGGGAGTTCAGGAGATACGCCT
This portion of the Halosegnis longus genome encodes:
- the serA gene encoding phosphoglycerate dehydrogenase, translating into MKVLVTDPIADAGLDRLREAGHEVETGYELEGETLHEAVADAHALVVRSGTEVTRELLESAPDLRIVGRAGIGVDNIDIDAATDHGVIVANAPEGNVRAAAEHTVAMAFASARSIPQAHSRLKNGEWAKSDYLGTEVNAKTLGVVGLGRVGQEVAKRLAALGMDLVAYDPYISEERAEQLGAELAELDTVLDRADFLTIHTPLTPETENLIGEDELAKLEGGYVVNCARGGIIDEPALAAAVEDGTLAGAALDVFGEEPLPEESPLLDVDDIIVTPHLGASTSAAQEHVATSIADQVLAAFADEPVVNALNAPSMDAAAFPRVEPYIGIAETAGEIAVQLLDDRIERVEIAYEGDIADEEIDLVTASALKGVFKPSQMHVNSVNAQGVAEERGIEVTESKRRQSDDFQSLVTVTVEGETDSVAVEGTLFNGEDPRIVRIDGYRVDAIPGGQMVIARNTDEPGVIGLIGSVMGEYDINIAGMYNARETIGGEALTVYNVDHEIPEGAREKLLDDDRIIDITYIALDGVEIDR
- a CDS encoding AAA family ATPase, with product MAVIGTVGLPGSGKGEFASVANDLDIPVVTMGDVIRTECRRRGLDPADHHGEVAQTLREEDGPLAIAERSIPIIRDALEHSDTVVVDGLRSAAELQHFRSAFGDEFELVAIEAPFADRAQRIDARGRDNNARETLRQRDERELGFGLGEAIEQADRHIENDGSLAQFHDQVEEILQ
- a CDS encoding RNA-binding domain-containing protein; translation: MIFAVDVRAETPVNETELPDRVERAVRTVFPDADVTWEDGRLVAETHDLAHFSELLHEQEILDTARNAFEVDEEGFSFRLKKAAAFEGVVNFAVGSPGELGVIDVRVDVREPSVDQYIDHVIPSTEGGEPV
- a CDS encoding molybdopterin-dependent oxidoreductase, encoding MDADVVDYSLLAGVGIALATGLVGLVSRPGDAWLFLLHGGVGVTLVGFLGVKLWRVRARVRAGVRARSGRVAVSILLTLLAVAALATGIAWVFGASLSGAFTLLFVHAVLGVATTVVLVGHLRDRLRIPSRASLRDRRQTLSWLGMVTLGAAAYRATDVLGTARRYTGSRERGSDSGNDFPVTAWVADDPEPLDPEAWTLSVTGAVETEQEFERGDLAFDTQQRALLDCTSGWYSEHDWRGLSVGELLDTAGPTDGASWVQFRSVTGYRWSLPLDEARDALLATHVDGEPLRHGHGRPMRLVAPGRRGFQWVKWVTEVRVWRRRDYSEWVAIQVSGL
- the thrC gene encoding threonine synthase; translated protein: MADLTLPDHPTPPEGADDVWLHCIECSHTLPPFDDVVFTCPECDGLLEVRYAEYPTFDDFAGDERVWRYSAALPFEAGVSLPEGGTQLHEVPRLEADLGVRNLRVKHEGMNPTGSFKDRGMTVGVRVAQELDVDRLACASTGNTSAALAAYGARAGLETLVLLPEGKVAAGKIAQASLHGARILEVEGNFDDCLDRVQDLANRGEAYLLNSLNPYRLEGQKTIGLEILERFRNEEGRFPDRIVLPVGNAGNTAALYKCFRELVQSGALAPGDVPKLTGVQAEGAAPMVEAIREGNDETRRWEEVETIATAIRIGNPVNAPKALPGIRETGGTAVAVSDEEITEAQRDLAGEGIGVEPASAASVAGLRKLVASGEVSTGEDVVCLTTGHLLKDPDAAAAAGNAPEGVPNDTDDILRHLAGKSIGGSGLLGLLRRLL